The genomic stretch GAACATGCATCCTTTTGGAATATAATTTTCATATCTATATTCTGATTAAGGAAGATTCTTCTGTGCAACTCAGTCTTGGGATATGAAAccttagaggctgctggggcGGTTTAGTGAGTCCCATGGTGATGATTAGACAGGCATCTTTCCAATACATTCCATTTTCCATTGCCAGCAAGAGGCAGATTTCAGTTTCTTGCTGAACGAGGCACCCTAGTTTCTGATTTGGATGGGCTTTTTGGATACTTTAAAAGTGCACAAATATATATAGATTACTATATTTTATCTGAACTGGAAAACTATGGTTTGAATATTCACTATAAACCAGGAACTGGAAATACTGGGATGTTTAACTGGGATATTAAACAATTTTGTAAGGATTGTTTGAACCCCAGTCTCCCAGTTCAGTTGTCATGAGAAACTGGTTTAACAAACCAGGAAGTATTGAATTCCTAAAACCCAATGAAACTAATGGGGCAGGGAGTTAAATTTGTCTCGGGTTATCTCAATCATTTCAATAGTGCTTAATCATGGTTAACTTTTTAAGGATACAACCCTTGAAAATTATGAAGAGGGAGGAAGTATTGTATTTTTCTTAACATTCATGCAACAGAACATGCAGTGAATAGTTTGTAATTGGTACATTATGATCCTGAATAGTAATTGGAATGTTGATTGGAAGGACATTAAGTTGAGatattctttctctccccccttacTATTTTTGCTCCTCAAGCAAGCTGTTAGATAcctttctcctttcctctgcaGCTTCCAGCTTTTTCTGGATCTCCTCAAGGGACAAATCTTTCTTCTTTGGAGAGGCTAAAGTTCGTGGTGCTTCTGAGACTGGAGAAGGTGGCTTTAGAATCAGTTCAAAAGCTTGCCCAGAGGCACGTTTGTTGATTTGCTTCACTTCCATATCTGTGAAGAGAAGGTTACAATATCTAGACTATTGCATAGAGCATAAGATGGTTAATATTGTATTGCCCCTATTCAGATTAATAGTGTGGTCTCATTTGAAATACTGTGTACTGTTCTGGTTGTCGCACCTCAAGAAGGATACTttactgctggaaaaaaaatataaaagagggcaactaagggcacaatcctaactaggtctactcagaagtactattttattcaatggggcttactctcatgaaagtgtggttagcactGCAGCCTAAAAGGATCAGAGGGCTAGTGCATCTTCCTGACAAGATTACAAAACCTGGGACCTTTTAGCTTGGGAAAAAATGCAATTAAGGGGGAGTGTTAATTATGACtgatgtaagggcccaatcctatccaattttccagtgccggtgcagctgtgccaatggggcgcattgcatcctttggtgaggagccaatcacaaaggcctcctcaaggtaagggaatttttgttcccttaccttggggctgtattgtggctgcacaggtgctggaaagttggataggattgggtcctaagacagTCAGCACTGTCAGAACACTTATTGCCCCAGCGGAGTAGCACAATTCTCTCTTTAGCAAACCTTTATACACACACATTAATCTTACATCTTATGGAGCCTAGTGCAAGAACATAACATACTGAAAAGTTggcctttaaaatatttttgttagtTGTTATTATCTGCAGCAGTTATATTGAAAATAACAAAATATATGCAGTAAATTATggaggcaatcctaaccaactttctagtaccgaggtaagggcaattcaaccccgaggtaagggaacaaatattcccttaccttgaggaggtctccatcactgccacccaactgcaggatgcagcacacactccattggcacagctgtgtcagtgctggaaagttggttagaatttgggcctaaaagTGTTATTTTTAAAGCCGATCTGTATGGCATGAGACCAGCTAAGCTAAATGCAGCCCAACTTGCATAACTTgtagttttttttccaaaagcactTACATAATTTCGTTTAAATTGCAAAGAATTAGACCCAATATTCATTGTGATGAACTGCAGTTGCTcagtaacattttttaaaattaaaattaattaattaaacaaattaaTCATTAGTTAAATAACAATTAGATATTGTAGTTAGACCAACATGTTTCATTTTCCAGGGCAGCCCAGCCAACTTAGTGCTAAACAAGATGATTCCCAGTGAAAGTTACTCACCATCGTATGTATAGATATTAATGTTGCGAGGTTCAGGGTAAAAACAGGAGCAGATCAAAGACAGCATGGACAGCTCCTTCATCTTTTCTTTGTAGGCTGAAATGAAAGAGATTCTATTGGTATCCTGCAAAATGTGACCACtgttatcccttcattttgcttACTATCTAGCCTGCTGAAGAATCCAATAATTCTTCAAATCTTCTTTCAAGAATTGAAAGCTTGCTGTTTGACACCTTACTAGttttttggttggtcctaataaaggcattACCCTGTTGTGGTGTTTaactaagggtcaaactagatgcacCACGAATGTGTGCTTTTGGTTTTCCCCCCCTTGTTTGACTAACCCTTCTGAGATTTATAGGTAACAGAAACATAGACAAATGCAAAGATTTCACAAAGTAATTACTCATACGATGAGAACCAAATAATATGCTGTTCAGATAATTAACAGAAACATCAATCTAAATTTTACATTATCAATActatacaacaggggtgcccaaaccccggccctggggccacttgcggccctcgaggactcccaatgcggccctcagggagctcccagtctccaatgagtctctggccctccagagatttgctggagcccacactggcccgacgcaactgctttcagcatgagggcgactgtttgacctcttgcatgagctgtgggatgagggcttcctccactgcttgctgtttcacatctgtgatgcagtagcggcagcaaaggaaaggccagccttgctttgtgcaaagccttttataggccttgagctattgcaagacctgcattcattcacagaagttaatctttaatatatacatttatgtaaacgtatgtaaatttattcaaattttaaatgtaaattaattcttcccccacccccgacacagtgtcagagaaatgatgtggccctcctgctaaaatctttggacacccctgctatacaacATAAAATCCTACATTCGCAATGCATGTCAACCTTCTTAGACAAAAACTGGGGATACAAACAGATCGGCAGTTGATGTGATTTCTGTTCATTAGAAATATATAATGCTCAAACCAGAttacaggtggacccttgttatctGTAAGGGTTCTGTTtctggaaccctcatggataccaaattgCACGCAAAAATCAAATCACACAGATTTCAGGGTTCCCTAAGCTCCTAATGTGaccggagctgttctgaggcccatggaggctgcatgccgCCTCCGGAGGTACTAGgagagcacttccagtttttgggtgaaaaccagaagtgcctttcttgGACCAGAGgtccattctgaggcccgtggaggcagcgtgcctcagaagagcctccagaggcaaccagcaACAGTCTGCTTCAGTAGTCTGCTTCaggctaatgatcgtgtagcctggtgccaagttcaaagtgttgccccggaagtgatgtcacaaccagaagtgacatcatttccaggcttttaaaaaagtgaaaattgggaggagcccacctcctccccccagcagctcaccacccacttgctctgctgtctccccccagtcagtggcatataAGGTATATATCttctacctggggtcaaagaagattttgtagcccccctgcatgacaaaatcaaatttaagtaaataaataaaaagctattggttccatgctgtatcataataacatctcaccgGCACTCAGAATattcagtctcataggtcagtttggagttaagcaaatccactttttgttccacaaggcagctgtgttttcattttttggttaattggccataacttttgatagaatactgatatactgatgcagtatgtttcattgcattctgcattaaattacctttccaatgagagtaactggccctcctcaccccagcagtgtcttttctagtggctgcctgctggtgttcttttgcatctttttcgattgtgagccattagttatttgatattctctgtaaaccgctttgtgaaatttctgttgaaaagcagtatataaatactaatactaactAATGAAAAATAGTGATGATGCTGATCAAATTCTATCCATTCTTGAATATAGTGTATAAACACTAATCTATAGCAGAGTGCcaggaagacttggaaaaaagaCAAGATTAGCAGAATAGTTTTAACAAACTGTGGAGTTTATTGTtgaaggtttccccccccccccctcaacagATGGCCACAGACTCCTGTTTACTCCTTTTGAGAATCCTCTCTGCCCCTCCAGCCCAATATAAATACTGGAATGGTTTTGTCCTAATCTGTAACCAAGCTAGAGCACTCCAGAGCACTCCAATATTCAAACCATAGTTTTCCAGTGTAACCAGTGCTCTGGTACAAGGAATGGCTCAATCACAAGTGCAACATAACCTACCATTGGTTTTGTCCAGGGCCttgatggcaaacctatgacacACCACCACATTTTGAATGATATGCCACCAGCGTTcacccagtggcgttgctaagtGGCGGGAGAGCAGGGAAGGCCACCTAAGATGGCGGCTGCCACTGTCTTGCTTCCCAGTCGGCTCAAAGAAGCCTTCATGCCAACTGAGACTTCTCATCACAATCTGTAGAAAGCAAGTGGccgtggggaggaagagggaggagcaCCCTCACAGCTGATTGATTTGTGCAGACTGAGAAATTGGCATGAAGAAGCCAACTTCTCACAGTCTGCAGAAAGCAATTGGTTGTGGGGGTGCTCCCTTCCTCTTCCAGTGTAGATCACTAGGAGCTCCCAGGACTGTGGGCagatgaatatgtaaagaattgccTCTCTTTTGTTTGGGGGATGGGGTGATAATGCCAGCAGAATCAAGCTAGACGTTTTCTGAATTTGGGGGATAAGGCCAAAAGGTTTGCCACCACTAGCCTAATGTATGCCATCAGATTGGTTGTTTGATCAGTTATTTCTGTAGCTTCACAAGTACTGATTGCAGACAGGACTGATTTGCAGACCCAGGGACACAGAATTCCTCACTGTGCTTCTCAGTGCGTGCAAAGTGCAACTCAGAAACTAGCTCAGTCCCACCTCCACATCCATTGTACTGGATTTTGTTGTTTAGTCAGGCTTCAGTTATGTGTTTGAGTTCCTGACCCTGAATCCAatttcattttctgctttgtgAAAGATACTACAAGAGGCAAAAAAGTAAGCAATTCAACTCAGATGGGGCATGAAATCCAGGCCATAGAAGGGTCATACTCTTTTAGTGCAGAGTAACTATATTTACATTGATTTCTCAGTGATGTCATTGATGAAAGCAGTCTCTTGAATTTTGAAGGTTAAGTGATTCAGAGGTGCTAGGTTTATATAAATGCTGTCAGTATGAAGCCTGAGTTTTCCTTTCAGTATTAAACTGAGACAAGCTGGTAATttatttacagagcaatcctaacttgcaatggaaacaggcaggtcagctggcccACGCTGTATCAGCGCAGGTTTcgggctcagcctggggcaagaggaatcaatTTCCCTTAtcccggggagagccactgcagccccaatggggctacttggatcggcgccacctctggaggtagcgcaaatccgagcagcccagggctggcccagactgcctgggaacggggttaggatccagaa from Tiliqua scincoides isolate rTilSci1 chromosome 4, rTilSci1.hap2, whole genome shotgun sequence encodes the following:
- the STMN2 gene encoding stathmin-2 — translated: MKELSMLSLICSCFYPEPRNINIYTYDDMEVKQINKRASGQAFELILKPPSPVSEAPRTLASPKKKDLSLEEIQKKLEAAEERRKSQEAQVLKQLAEKREHEREVLQKALEENNNFSKMAEEKLILKMEQIKENREANLAALIERLQEKERHAAEVRRNKELQVELSG